The DNA segment GAGGTAGAAGAGCTTTCGCTGAATACAGGGAAAAGGAAGAGGGcgagagaagaggaaaaaagcGTAAGTCCGACGATACGAGAACAGAGAAATTTAAAAGCCGTGAGAATGGAAAAGCTACAGAAGCGGAAGAAGGAGAGGAGGAAGTGTACAAAAGTGAAGAGGAAGAACGGAAAGCTAAAAGAAGAAAACTCGAGAAACACGCTTGGAGATTCGCACCGCATCCATGCGTAGATGATCCCACACGCATCACGAAAGCAGCTTTGAATGCTAAAGGTCTGCggcgaaattaataaaaaattagttgACGTTGACGAGTTTGTGTGTACGTTGTTGTTTGTTTCAGCATCCGCACGTATGGAAGAATTGGCCAAACcaaatattcataaaactaAGACTATCAGAACTGATGCTTTTACCGTGAAAAAAAGTGCTTTGGCGGCTACAGCTTCTGGAAGAGTTGAATCTTTGGCGAAACCACCGAGACCTCGAAGTCCTGTTGAAAAAAGACCGCCGCGTGAAAAAGATAAATATGGTAGACCGATATTCGAGATGCCTGTATGTTGATTTAAGTAAAAACCATTAAAAACTGAATCAATTTTTCTGAACATTTAGCCGCAGAACCATTTATTGATTTTGTCGCAGGTTTACGGCAAAGTTTTGCCAAAAACAAAGCCATATAAAATGGGCGAATGTCCAGAGCCGAAGAAGGAGCGGGTTGTTAAAAAGCGGCCGATTGATCCGATTATTTACGAAGCAACCTATGATCCTTGTATCTATCCAGACTTTGCAAAAAAGCAGAAAATGGAAAGGAAACGAGCTGAGAAATTATTGGGCAAAAAGCATCGTACAAGGACAAGGAGAAAGAAATTGGAAAGAcctgaagaagaaagagaagaagaaaaggaagaaggagaagagaaagaagaagaaaaagaggaaaaagaagaaggagaaacggACGAGGTAGCTGAAGAAACTGAAGAAGAGTAGAAAGTGAAACTAAGGAATTTAGATAACGCAAAAATTATGTACAATAAAATGTACAGTAAAATGTACattaaaaatagagaaataaaaaataacaaaaaaaaagacagtAAAAAAAGGCACATTTTTAAATAGTGTCCAATCCTCCACATGTTTTTCGTTTGTTGTTGTTTCCCAAAACTAAAGGCGTGATAAGAATACAGACAATTGAtgattctttcgtttctttcttatcACTTGCACGCAATAGCAGATAGTTATGTAACTCTATGGTATCGCAATACACGTATTTGTATAAAAACGAGTTCCAGTAAATAACAAGTATTAGTTATTTCaccgataaatatttttatgttcaatttttccaatttttcatctACGTCGTCtgcgattttatatttttcacgttGTAGATGTTACCAAATACTTTTACTGACATTCGATAACCTAGCGATACCTAATTATACACTACCAAAGAACAGATGGACAATATGTTACGGTAATTTGTAAAACTATGATGGTTATGTTTTGGTTTTTCACGATCGAATATATTAAGATAATTATGGTTAGCTTTTTCCTTTCAACCAGAATATAAAacgttcttctctctttcttagCCTTCAGTGTCTCTTAATCATCGGCTACGTGAGCAACCGTCCAATAATTTAGCTGACTGATTTTCCTCGTTCACGGAAACAGCGATATTCATGAGAAAAGAATTACTGTCAAACGAAAAGATGAAGCTactgtttttgttttatatcatcGGAATcggtaacgttttatattgcaCAGCACATCCGGAAGCGGTAGCGCCAATTGGAAAAATCCGCGGCTCTATTCTAACTTCAAGGCTCGGAAAGGAGATTTATTCCTTCCGTGGCGTGAGATATGCAGAGCCTCCCACAGGAGAACGACGTTTTCAGGTGAGTTTCTCATTCTTGCCTctatcgtaattttattaatccTGGAAACATCCTTGTTCGTGGACATTTGTCAAACTTATCGTCAGCCTTCAACTATGCAAACAAAGAGTACTTTGCGTATTTCCTTTTATGCGAGTATTTATGGCACATCGGTGGGAATAATCCTTACAATTTTCTCACAATACAGGTTGCCACTCCAGCAGCAGATTGGAACGATGTTTTCGATGCGTCCGAAGAAGGTCCTGCATGTCCAAATGTGGAGCGTATCGAGCTAATGTCTGAAGATTGCTTGCGTTTAAATGTCTATACTAAAAAAGTATGTCTTACTTTTTCCGGCTCGTCTACAGCGCGTTTAATtgatcaaaatataaaatatatatttatggaaTGTAATTATCTAAATGTTGCAGCTGCcttcgaaaaatgaaaatgtatcATTGCCAGTATTGGTATTCTTCCATCCAGGCGGTTTCTACCAGTCTTCCGCTCAGAGCTTTAACTATGGTCCCGAATATTTGCTGGACCATGATATCGTTTTGGTTACTGTAAATTATCGCCTTGCCACGTTAGGTAATTTAGGCATTTATAATACACGATATACCAATGATCATTTTCCTTCTATTCTttccaattatttattcttctattctgtccaagaatatataaaatatataaatatggatTTCATAGGTTTTATAGCAACAGGCGATTCACTGGCTCCAGGAAATCTAGGTTTGAAAGATCAGGTAATAGCGCTTCGTTGGATTCAAAGGAACATCATTGCTTTCGGAGGAGATCCAAACTCCGTGACCATCAGCGGCTGCAGCGTCGGAGGGCTCAGTACTTTCTTGCACATGTTATCACCAATGTCCAAAAATCTATTCCACAGGGTGATCGATATGAGTGGCTCCCCCTTACTCACGGAACCTTATCCAACCCACCAAAGAGATATCGCAGAAAAACAAGCGAAACTTTTGAATTGTCCCATTAACAGCACCAAAGACATGTTGGCTTGTCTCAGATCAAAGCCTGTAGCCAACTTTACCAAAACTATATCTGAATTTTTTGTTAGTTCATATCTAAGAGAAATGATTTCCTTCTTATAATTTAGTGGATACTTAGGGGTTTTTAATACTTCTTACATCCCAGGAATGGTACGGAGATCCAATTGTCGTCTGGAAACCCGTCGTAGAACCGGAAGTTCCAGGAATGGAACGATTTCTACCAGCTCAACCCATCGATCTTATTCAACAAGGAAAGTTTTATCAAGTCCCAGCCATATTTGGGGTAACGAAAGATGAACTTGGTGGGGTAGTCGTCAGTAAGTCGCATAGTTGTTAAATTGAATCACAATTATAAAAGAATCGAAGCTCTTCCCTAATTATGGATCGCTTGTTTCTTTTAGTATTCGAAAATACCACCAGAAACAATGGCAACATATACCGAAATATGGACGAAAATTGGTATCACGTAGCACCGATTAGTTTCATATACGAACGTAATACGACAAGATCGAAAAATATTAGTACAGAATTGCGGAAGTTTTATTTGAATGACGAACCACTCGGTTCGTCTAACAGAAATGGTCTTGCTCATGTATGAACTGCTAAATTACTCCTTTAACAAATTCACCATCGATACTGATAatcaaagaaattgtaaaatcaatTTGCAGCTCTATGCGGACAGCGTAATTATATTTTCACAATATCGTGGGGCGAAGTTAATAGCTGAAAACTCCAAAGCTCCGGTGTATCTTTATAAATTTACTTATCAAGGCCGTTATAGCTTTACAATGTGGAACGCTACGACACCCTATGGTAAGTTCACTCGATGATCACACTGTTGAACGATTGATTACACTGTTTTCTTATAATTCTAGGCGTCGAACATCAAGACGATTTGCAATATTTATACTACATAAAGAGTAACTTTCCATATTTTAATAAGACTGCACCTGAGATTCCTATGGTGGAATTGTACACATCTATGTGGTCCAGCTTTGTACAAACTGGCCAACCCATTCCAAATGGTAGGAATATAACGTGGGACAGGTTTGAAAGCGAGAAAAGTAACTACTTGGATATCAACTTGAATCCTACCATGAAGACTGGTTTCTATCCCGATAGGATGCAAGAATGGGAAAAATTATTTCCTCTATCTCCTGCATCATAAAGCAAAACAACATAGCAATGTGAAGTCCGAATGGTCCTTTTTAAGgctattaattttgttttaagtGTTTCGAAGCAATTTAATAAACATATAGATCATTATTGATATTGATGATGAAATATCCTTCCCTTCCTATTTGGTAATGCCAAAGATACGGATCTGAAGAATCTTCAATCTGTACGTAATTAGCTGTTTGTCAGAACACagttgcaaaatatttatgTGTTTATTTGTTATCGTTTGTTTGACGCTTATGTTACAAGTTTTGAGTTCATAACATTTGTAATATCGTTACTTTTTGCAATGATAAATCTGTTATTAAAAAGATAGtctgatatttatatatacatatactatatatatatatatatataatattactatatacaatatatataactatacaatatatgtaatattactatatattatatatacatatactatatatatactatatatatactatagtaTAGCGATACTAAGTTATAATGAATGTGATATGCGCATGTAATTAAAAGGCGAGAATTGGTATTAGTAAGTGCACTTATTGTTGGTCGAGGAATATTATGGACATCTTCAACGACAAATAAAGTGCGCCCCTGTGTGGGAGTTTACAAACGATGATATTTCCCAGGAAGGCATTTGGAGTTCCCCACTTATTTACCTCGTTGCTCTCGTATAAATTGTTCGCTTTTGCCTACTTGGTTATTCCGGTGCTTGTACGAGCACAGTCTATGTCGGCTAATTGATTTGTTTTCATCAATCTGCTGCTTCGTCCAAAGAGAAGGAATTTCCGACAAAGAAAAAAGTAAGCTGCAAGGTCTAAGATGAGAGGCGTTCTGGTATTTCTTGTTTGTGTCACCGGCCTCGCTATCGCTCAACAGTCGATCGCTGAACAACCGTTGGTCACTGCTCCAATTGGGAAAATTCGTGGGTCTATTTTGACCTCTAGACTcggaaaagaaatttattcgttCCGTGGTATAAGATATGGCGAACCACCTGTTGGATCCCAACGTTTCCAGGTAAAAAATCCTTTAACTGGTTGTTATTTTACATCAGCGTTAACTTATGCGTTATCCTTGCATAAAAGGCGTAGAAACAGTTTCTAAAAGCTTAGTTTGCAAATGTATGAGATTAGGTATTTTCGTTAATGTCACGTACAATTACTCGAAGAATATTTTGACAAGCTTTCTTATTTTAGCGCATTTGCGATATTATGCCACCGAATAATTTTTAACTAGAAGGTATACAAATTATCTCATTTTCATGATACAATTTGCAGAAGTAAAGCTATCAATTTCGCACATCTTAAGAGATTGACAATAAATTGCATAATACCCCTTTCGTTAATTGCATAGTTGATGAAACTATTATCATATacgcgatatattttttatttcatgtttTGAAATTACTGTATAGCCTCCAATCCCAGCGAAAGATTGGCAAAACGTTTTCGACGCAACCGAGGAAGGACCCAGTTGCCCCCATGCTAACGGCATACAACAATCAGAAGATTGTCTACGCCTAAACGTGTACACCACCAAAGTAGGCATCACACATCatgcatataaatatatcatgCGCAGTTAAACATTTGCAACAAGGATACATTCCCAATTCTAGCTACCCTGTAGAAACGAAGATGTATCGAGACCAGTAATGATCTTCATACATCCAGGTGGCTTTAACGGTTTCTCAGGACAAAGTATAAACTTCGGGCCACAGTATCTGTTGGATAAAGATATCGTTTTGGTTACGATTAATTATCGTCTTGGGACGTTAGGTAACTTGAAATAAATCAGAGAAGTAATTGCGGGAGCTTTCTGAAAAGATTTGAAATTAAAGAATgattaaattattaagaaattgttatttatttcgtaaatataaaaagaaataattactaATACAAAccgaatttattttacaatttgctaTACCATATTTCGTCTTACAGACCTTGTTTTCGAAAAAGCTCCACAATTAGAACGTACAAAGTTAATTTACTCGCGTTAGGAATTTGCTAaaacaaatttgaattatttcagGATTCTTGAATACCGGCGACAGTGCAGCACCAGGTAACATGGGTCTAAAGGACCAAGTCGCAGCTTTCCATTGGGTTCAAAGAAACATCGCTGCCTTTGGTGGCAATCCAAACTCCGTCACTCTATGCGGTTATAGCGCAGGAAGTTTCAGTATTATGTTGCATTTGGTGTCTCCAATGTCTCGCAATCTTTTTCACAGAGCTATTGCGATGAGTTCTTCGGCTATAAAACTAAATGTTTATTCCGGAATATCGCAACATGGACAAATGCAACTAGCTCAAAGACAGGCACGATTATTGGATTGCCCTACTGATTCGACTAGTGCTATGGTGCGCTGTTTCCGCTCAAAACCTGCAGAAAACTTCACAGACACATTACGCGACTTATATGTGCGTTTGATATGACAATATAGACCCAGCATGTAAAAATTTAGGCAACTAGGAACATTAgtgatattatatttttgacAGGATTGGCGTGGAAATCCTATTGTGCTCTGGTCACCAGCTGTGGAACCGACAGTTCCTGGTGTTGAAAGGTTCCTGTCTGAACAGCCGTACGACGTGATAAAGCAAGGAAGATTCTATCAAGTTCCTTTAATGATGGGAGTTACGGAAGACGAATTTGGCGGTATAGCTGCTTGTGAGTATTTAAATTAAGACATTTCGAATAAATAcatgataaaaatatgaaaattgagtATATccaattgttttattaaattttgcagTGTATGAAAATGCCACATTAAAAGGTAATTCTCTGTACCCTGAGTTGAGCGATAATTGGAATACTCTGGCTCCGATCATATTTATGTACGAACGTAATACATCACGATCGAATTACGTTAGTAGGGAATTACGGAAATTCTATTTTAACGATCAGCCACTTAGCTCGGCTAGCTACAGAAAACTCGGTGATGTACGTATCAAATTATCTTCGCGCTCTAATTGTAATTTGTTCACCattgaaatcataaaaaaatatcaaatctttTTCAGATATATGGTGATGCTATAACTAAATTTCCTATGTACCGAGCAATCAAGTTGTTCGCTACGTATTCGAAATTGCCGgtatacttttataaattttcgtTCCAAGGACGATACAGCTTTTATATGTTGAACGCCACGACACCATATGGTAAAACTGTTTACTCTTCGTTTGTCTGGAAACTCAATGAGGACCATATTTTAACCGTTTTACGTGTCCCTCAGGTGTATGTCATCATGATGATCTGCAGTATCTTTTCTTCATAAAGAGCCGTTTCCCATACTTCAACAGCGACGCACCAGAAATCCCTATGGTGGAAATTTCTACCAGCATATGGTCGAACTTTGTTATAAATGGCGAACCGATCCGTAAACACGATGGTCAACTCAGGAATGTAAGATGGGGTAGATTGGTACCCGAGCATAGCAATTTCCTTGAGCTGAATCTTCATCCATCGATCAGAACTGAGTTCTTTCCTGAAAGAATGCGAGAATGGGAAAGATTGTTCCCTGCACCCTAAATCTCAAATGCGATGAACATTACGCGAGTGCAAAGTCAAtggctattattatttttctcaatCAAATTAGAATGCGTAAttaaaatatgagaaatatcttatttcttaataacattgctgtatataatttaattcaaattattcgTACAGAAAGTTTAATGAATTCAAAGCGTTTTAATGACAGAAAATTCGCGGCTTTTAGATACATAGATCAAAAATATACGTTTATGTgaacttcaaattttcattaACAGCCGagtattttttttcctttcctttttataaTTTGGAAGATACGAATCGTTAAACCTTGTTGCGATAATCTGAACATGACTATTTGTTTGTCGAAGCATACTCGCTATCGTTTGTTTGATTTTTCATGCTATGAGTGTTGAGTTCACAATATTTGTAACATTGATTTTTTGCAacgatacatttattattagagAGACAGTCCGACATTTACATAATATAGCGATTACTATAACAAAAACGCATgcaattaaaagataaaaatattaataaatacaacATGTTAATCGAGAAATATTATGGTTGGCTTGATTGACTAATAAGGGGTGTCACTGTGTGGAAGTTTATTGAAGATTATATTGCTCAGAAAGGAAACTGGGTTTCCCCACTCACTTTCCTCAAAGCTGTCGTATAAAATGTGCGCATTTGTCAGCCGATTCTACAGTGCTTGCACGAACACCGTTGAAATCGGCTAACCGAGTTGATTTGATCTTATCAATTTGCTTCTTCATCCAAAGAGAAGAAAGTTCCAACAAGCAAAACAGTAAGCTGCAAGG comes from the Bombus terrestris chromosome 8, iyBomTerr1.2, whole genome shotgun sequence genome and includes:
- the LOC100644369 gene encoding uncharacterized protein LOC100644369; translation: MRKELLSNEKMKLLFLFYIIGIGNVLYCTAHPEAVAPIGKIRGSILTSRLGKEIYSFRGVRYAEPPTGERRFQVATPAADWNDVFDASEEGPACPNVERIELMSEDCLRLNVYTKKLPSKNENVSLPVLVFFHPGGFYQSSAQSFNYGPEYLLDHDIVLVTVNYRLATLGFIATGDSLAPGNLGLKDQVIALRWIQRNIIAFGGDPNSVTISGCSVGGLSTFLHMLSPMSKNLFHRVIDMSGSPLLTEPYPTHQRDIAEKQAKLLNCPINSTKDMLACLRSKPVANFTKTISEFFEWYGDPIVVWKPVVEPEVPGMERFLPAQPIDLIQQGKFYQVPAIFGVTKDELGGVVVIFENTTRNNGNIYRNMDENWYHVAPISFIYERNTTRSKNISTELRKFYLNDEPLGSSNRNGLAHLYADSVIIFSQYRGAKLIAENSKAPVYLYKFTYQGRYSFTMWNATTPYGVEHQDDLQYLYYIKSNFPYFNKTAPEIPMVELYTSMWSSFVQTGQPIPNGRNITWDRFESEKSNYLDINLNPTMKTGFYPDRMQEWEKLFPLSPASSARSKMRGVLVFLVCVTGLAIAQQSIAEQPLVTAPIGKIRGSILTSRLGKEIYSFRGIRYGEPPVGSQRFQPPIPAKDWQNVFDATEEGPSCPHANGIQQSEDCLRLNVYTTKLPCRNEDVSRPVMIFIHPGGFNGFSGQSINFGPQYLLDKDIVLVTINYRLGTLGFLNTGDSAAPGNMGLKDQVAAFHWVQRNIAAFGGNPNSVTLCGYSAGSFSIMLHLVSPMSRNLFHRAIAMSSSAIKLNVYSGISQHGQMQLAQRQARLLDCPTDSTSAMVRCFRSKPAENFTDTLRDLYDWRGNPIVLWSPAVEPTVPGVERFLSEQPYDVIKQGRFYQVPLMMGVTEDEFGGIAALYENATLKGNSLYPELSDNWNTLAPIIFMYERNTSRSNYVSRELRKFYFNDQPLSSASYRKLGDIYGDAITKFPMYRAIKLFATYSKLPVYFYKFSFQGRYSFYMLNATTPYGVCHHDDLQYLFFIKSQFPYFNSDAPEIPMVEISTSIWSNFVINGEPIPKHDSRLRNVRWDKFVPEQNNFLELNLHPSIKTEFFPERMREWERLFPEPSVRNTVKH